A genomic stretch from Candidatus Schekmanbacteria bacterium includes:
- a CDS encoding DUF433 domain-containing protein — translation MKKETIICDPKILSGKPVVKGTRISVAFILQCLASGMSIEDILHGYPTLTREGILSALDYAARNFEGEEIHSISAGAK, via the coding sequence ATGAAGAAAGAAACGATAATCTGTGACCCGAAAATTCTTTCAGGCAAACCTGTAGTTAAGGGAACAAGGATTTCTGTCGCATTTATTCTCCAGTGTCTTGCATCAGGTATGTCAATTGAAGACATCCTTCATGGTTATCCAACGCTTACTCGCGAAGGTATTCTTTCAGCCCTCGATTATGCTGCCAGAAATTTCGAAGGTGAAGAAATTCATTCAATATCTGCCGGAGCAAAATAA
- a CDS encoding DUF4065 domain-containing protein, with product MSSKFIQQLRKKRNLTQENLASLLGISRPTYIQIERGDRELTVSEAKKLADLFGITSGDFINEKESSVVVKIKKGKKQTKEDIKEIRISVPQEKADKFKQVLLYILRKVGGKPNVGMTVLYKLLYFIDFDYYEKYEEQLMGLVYLKNHHGPTPLLFERFIEDMMKRGEVEKIKSKFYQHMQVKYLINPEIEPDLSILNGQEMEHIDWELQRLSDLTATELSNLSHKDVPWISVENGKTLDYESVFYRTAETSVRDYGKDDEA from the coding sequence ATGTCTTCAAAGTTTATTCAGCAGTTACGCAAGAAACGCAATCTGACACAGGAAAATTTAGCATCTTTGTTAGGCATCTCTCGACCTACCTATATTCAAATAGAGCGAGGAGACAGGGAGTTAACTGTTTCCGAAGCAAAAAAACTGGCAGACCTCTTTGGTATTACATCAGGCGATTTTATAAATGAAAAGGAATCTTCTGTTGTTGTGAAAATTAAAAAAGGCAAAAAGCAGACAAAGGAAGATATAAAAGAAATAAGAATAAGCGTGCCACAGGAAAAAGCAGATAAATTTAAACAGGTATTGCTCTATATTCTCAGGAAGGTGGGCGGAAAGCCAAATGTTGGAATGACGGTTTTATACAAGCTGCTTTACTTCATTGACTTTGACTATTATGAAAAATATGAAGAACAATTAATGGGTTTGGTGTATTTAAAAAACCATCATGGTCCAACACCTCTTTTGTTTGAGAGATTCATTGAAGATATGATGAAGAGAGGTGAAGTAGAAAAAATAAAAAGTAAATTTTATCAGCATATGCAGGTCAAATATCTGATAAACCCTGAGATAGAGCCGGATTTAAGCATTCTTAATGGTCAGGAAATGGAACATATTGATTGGGAATTGCAACGGCTTTCAGACCTTACTGCAACTGAATTATCCAATCTTTCCCATAAAGATGTCCCGTGGATAAGCGTGGAGAATGGGAAGACATTAGATTACGAGTCGGTTTTTTACCGTACCGCTGAGACTTCAGTACGTGACTATGGAAAAGACGACGAGGCTTGA